The Bombus vancouverensis nearcticus chromosome 2, iyBomVanc1_principal, whole genome shotgun sequence genome window below encodes:
- the LOC117163960 gene encoding ATPase family AAA domain-containing protein 2B-like isoform X5 → MYISIIVLMTHIHIHARTCSRLIYKIMSDDDAALDSMDTEEDIFSPRNRSLGSNTRRVKSLRTLRSHSNSTSHISMNNLSVRRSTRHRMQTYDNLNTSWILGTQTLKGYPMFQQHGSSSDKEMVDEVSERKRDVRERMPLRSRENHPPNKNSRHIRERTEHDRQNNRELRGRGDRDLREKTEQDKDIRDLKDRQERERTEREHKDKMETRSKSNEEKDVRTRKSDSPSRLREGPATRLGGNLSEKDVKSKVERVEADEDSSQESEKPENNDNSENEDGYEDMYTRIKRTRRTAQRQLPRVVDSDLSESSDSPGPRKYSLRQKKPAVDRFQANVEPVRRSIKALRSVLSNSMRRRKHRSKSTSSSDSSDSEPQRYDKKKSKKARQSAIPQGGPPDRKADINPITLDTNIRFNDVGGLESHIHCLKEMVVFPMMYPDVFERFHITPPKGVLFHGPPGTGKTLIARALANECSQGSRKMSFFMRKGADCLSKWVGESERQLRLLFEQAQQMKPSIIFFDEIDGLAPVRSTKQDQIHASIVSTLLALMDGLSDRGEVIVIGATNRIDAIDPALRRPGRFDRELFFPLPAMKERLEILKIHVSKWKNPPPDQLLEVLAEKATGYCGSDLRALCTEAVLQGLRRTYPQIYITNNRLLLDPERIKVKKRDFLQASSILVPSSQRVSPCARRKLQLFMEPLLGPLLEELLNSIKGIFPQGVNSAMAKVKITKGIHRPRLLISGGNLSEGQGPHLAQALLYHMEHLPIQTLDVSTLFAESGRSPEETCVQVFNEAARNVPSIIYIRSIDQWWPLVPETVKAVFLCRIAALDPSLPILILATSDRTYQDLPTQLQSLFSELRSEVYSMKTPTAEQRSKFFRPIFMVQSLKPPKIKDDKVEVLEELPLAPDPLPKKLTEEEKKIIYEKEEVSLRELRIFLREICAKLARNRQFFMFTKPVDTEEVPDYNMIIKQPMDLETMMTKIDMHCYLCARDFLDDIDLICRNALEYNPDRDPADKLIRHRACSLRDNAYALIKAELDSDFEDKCREISKNRKIIESTSNNEVENKNQSKAEQSTSGTERTDKKDTASPSHSLIVNGRRYNNSRKRRIPAWARGYVKKVHKKRKIAFDENVTVSDNKVCLTNEATSIDLEKFQEFETEANSVLNGHVPLFDNSDSENDSQNESSKDMQGIQSNNVSDQHIDEIENMDICFTEEEKNAENSASNSSSRRGSIDELSFAIESDSSPARFEETERFLVDRNELENAWQTTVEITKDFPVEVLCDIYVQLSRCVGKYAQSYDRKSLPKELLKEVKRFEEFKTTYEKVHHVANQTDIL, encoded by the exons atgtatatatctataattGTTTTAAtgacacacatacatatacacgCACGCACGTGCAGTAGATTAATATACAAG ATAATGTCAGATGATGATGCTGCATTGGACTCAATGGATACAGAAGAAGATATCTTTTCTCCAAGAAACCGTAGCCTGGGCTCTAATACCAGAAGGGTTAAAAGTTTGCGTACTTTACGATCACATTCAAATTCTACTTCTCATATATCTATGAATAACTTAAGTGTGCGCCGTAGCACACGTCATAGAATGCAAACATATGATAATCTTAATACTAGCTGGATTTTAG GTACACAAACATTAAAAGGTTATCCCATGTTTCAACAGCATGGTTCTTCATCTGACAAAGAAATGGTGGATGAAGTCTCTGAAAGAAAACGTGATGTTAGAGAGCGCATGCCTCTTAgatcacgtgaaaatcacccTCCAAATAAAAACTCTAGACATATTAGAGAAAGAACAGAACATGACAGACAAAATAATAGAGAACTTAGAGGAAGAGGTGATCGTGATCTTAGAGAAAAAACAGAGCAAGACAAAGATATTAGAGATCTCAAGGATAGGCaggaaagggaaagaacagAGAGGGAACATAAAGATAAAATGGAAACCAGAAGTAAATCTAATGAGGAAAAGGATGTAAG GACAAGAAAATCTGATAGTCCAAGTAGACTTAGAGAAGGACCTGCTACAAGACTTGGTGGAAATTTAAGTGAAAAGGATGTGAAGTCTAAAGTAGAACGTGTTGAAGCTGATGAAGATAGCTCACAAGAAAGTGAGAAACCTGAAAATAACGATAATTCTGAAAATGAAGAT GGTTATGAAGATATGTATACCCGTATTAAACGAACTAGAAGAACAGCACAACGGCAATTACCAAGGG TGGTAGATAGTGATTTAAGTGAATCTTCCGATTCCCCCGGTCCTAGAAAGTATAGTTTACGTCAGAAAAAACCAGCTGTAGATAGATTTCAAGCTAATGTAGAACCAGTTCGGCGATCTATAAAGGCACTTAGAAGTGTTCTTAGTAATTCCATGAGAAGGCGTAAACATAGAAGCAAAAGTACAAGCTCTAGTGATTCCAGTGATTCAGAACCTCAACGTTATGAtaagaagaaaagtaaaaaagcaaG GCAATCAGCAATACCTCAAGGTGGACCACCTGATCGTAAAGCAGATATAAATCCAATTACTTTAGATACTAATATTAGATTCAATGATGTTGGAGGCTTAGAATCACATATTCACTGCCTTAAAGAAATGGTTGTTTTTCCTATGATGTATCCAGATGTTTTTGAACGTTTTCATATTACCCCACCGAAAGGAGTATTATTTCATGGTCCACCAG gAACTGGTAAGACGTTGATAGCTAGAGCATTGGCAAATGAATGTAGTCAAGGCAGTAGAAAAATGTCGTTCTTTATGAGAAAGGGCGCAGATTGTCTATCTAAGTGGGTCGGGGAATCCGAACGCCAGTTGCGATTGTTATTTGAGCAGGCTCAACAAATGAAACCGTCCATAATATTTTTTGATGAAATAGATGGCCTTGCACCTGTTCGAAGTACGAAACAGGATCAAATCCATGCTAGTATTGTATCTACTCTTTTGGCGCTTATGGATGGCCTCAGTGATAGGGGAGAg GTAATAGTTATTGGAGCAACAAATAGAATAGATGCCATTGATCCAGCATTACGTAGGCCAGGTCGTTTCGATCGGGAATTATTTTTTCCTTTACCTGCTATGAAAGAAAGACTAGAGATATTGAAAATTCACGTTAGCAAGTGGAAAAATCCCCCACCTGATCAATTGTTAGAGGTATTAGCTGAAAAAGCGACAGGTTATTGTGGCTCGGACTTGAGAGCTTTATGCACTGAAGCAGTTTTGCAAGGATTGCGAAGAACTTATCCgcaaatatatataacaaataataggtTACTTTTAGATCCTGAACGAATCAAa gtGAAAAAACGGGATTTTTTACAAGCTAGTTCCATTCTTGTACCATCATCACAAAGAGTGTCACCTTGTGCTAGAAGAAAATTGCAACTTTTTATGGAACCCTTATTAGGACCTTTATTGGAAGAGTTGCTTAACTCGATAAAAGGAATATTTCCACAAGGAGTTAATTCTGCTATGGCAAA AGTGAAAATTACTAAAGGAATTCATCGTCCAAGGCTATTAATTTCCGGTGGAAATTTGTCTGAGGGTCAAGGACCACATTTAGCACAAGCATTATTATATCATATGGAACATCTACCAATTCAAACATTAGATGTTAGCACTCTTTTTGCAGAAAGTGGACGATCGCCGGAAGAAACCTGCGTTCAG gTGTTTAACGAAGCTGCCAGGAATGTGCCGTCCATAATTTATATTCGGTCGATTGATCAGTGGTGGCCACTTGTACCTGAAACTGTAAAAGCAGTTTTTTTGTGTCGTATTGCAGCACTTGATCCTTCTTTACCCATTTTAATTTTAGCCACAAGTGATAGAACATATCAGGATCTTCCTACTCAACTTCAAAGTCTGTTTAGCGAACTTCGTAGTGAAGTTTATTCTATGAAAACACCAACAGCAGAGCAAAGATCCAAATTCTTCCGACCTATTTTCATGGTTCAGAGCTTGAAGCCACCAAAAATAAAAGATGACAAAGTAGAAGTTCTAGAGGAGCTTCCTTTAGCACCAGATCCTTTACCAAAGAAATTaacggaagaagaaaagaaaataatatatgaaaaagaagaagttTCGTTAAGAGAATTAAGAATTTTCTTGAGGGAAATTTGTGCAAAACTTGCAAGAAATAGACA ATTCTTCATGTTTACAAAACCAGTAGATACGGAAGAAGTACCAGATTATAACATGATAATAAAACAACCTATGGATTTAGAAACCATGATGACAAAAATCGATATGCATTGTTACCTTTGTGCTCGAGATTTTCTTGATGATATCGATCTCATTTGTAGAAATGCTTTGGAATATAATCCTGACAG AGATCCAGCTGACAAATTGATAAGACACCGTGCATGCTCTCTTCGTGATAATGCATACGCATTAATAAAAGCAGAATTGGATTCCGACTTTGAGGATAAATGTCGTGAGATTTCGAAGAATCGTAAAATTATTGAAAGTACGTCTAACAACGAGGTAGAAAATAAGAATCAGTCAAAAGCAGAGCAATCCACGTCTGGAACCGAACGAACAGATAAAAAAGACACTGCGAGTCCTAGTCATTCTTTGATTGTAAATGGAAGAAGATATAATAATTCTAGAAAACGTAGAATACCAGCTTGGGCACGGGGCTATGTAAAGAAAGTTCATAAAAAGAGGAAAATCGCATTTGATGAAAATGTAACTGTATCTGATAACAAAGTATGTTTAACTAATGAAGCGACAAGTATAGATTTAGAAAAATTCCAAGAATTTGAAACTGAGGCAAACAGTGTTTTGAATGGTCATGTACCTCTGTTTGATAATTCTGATTCTGAAAACGATTCGCAAAATGAAAGTTCAAAAGACATGCAAGGAATTCAAAGCAATAATGTCAGTGATCAACATATTgatgaaattgaaaatatgGATATATGTTTTACGGAAGAAGAGAAGAATGCGGAAAATAGTGCATCTAATTCATCGTCTAGACGGGGAAGTATAGATGAATTATCGTTTGCTATTGAAAGTGATTCTAGTCCAGCCAGATTTGAGGAAACCGAAAGGTTTTTAGTAGATAGGAATGAATTGGAGAATGCATGGCAAACCACTGTTGAAATTACAAAGGATTTTCCTGTAGAAGTACTATGTGACATTTATGTGCAACTAAGTCGGTGTGTAGGAAAATATGCTCAGAGCTATGATAGAAAATCACTGCCAAag GAGTTGCTCAAGGAAGTGAAAAGATTTGAAGAGTTCAAGACAACGTACGAGAAAGTTCATCATGTCGCTAATCAAACCGACATATTATAA
- the LOC117163960 gene encoding ATPase family AAA domain-containing protein 2B-like isoform X4, with protein sequence MYISIIVLMTHIHIHARTCSRLIYKIMSDDDAALDSMDTEEDIFSPRNRSLGSNTRRVKSLRTLRSHSNSTSHISMNNLSVRRSTRHRMQTYDNLNTSWILGTQTLKGYPMFQQHGSSSDKEMVDEVSERKRDVRERMPLRSRENHPPNKNSRHIRERTEHDRQNNRELRGRGDRDLREKTEQDKDIRDLKDRQERERTEREHKDKMETRSKSNEEKDVRTRKSDSPSRLREGPATRLGGNLSEKDVKSKVERVEADEDSSQESEKPENNDNSENEDGYEDMYTRIKRTRRTAQRQLPRGKKLTVVDSDLSESSDSPGPRKYSLRQKKPAVDRFQANVEPVRRSIKALRSVLSNSMRRRKHRSKSTSSSDSSDSEPQRYDKKKSKKARQSAIPQGGPPDRKADINPITLDTNIRFNDVGGLESHIHCLKEMVVFPMMYPDVFERFHITPPKGVLFHGPPGTGKTLIARALANECSQGSRKMSFFMRKGADCLSKWVGESERQLRLLFEQAQQMKPSIIFFDEIDGLAPVRSTKQDQIHASIVSTLLALMDGLSDRGEVIVIGATNRIDAIDPALRRPGRFDRELFFPLPAMKERLEILKIHVSKWKNPPPDQLLEVLAEKATGYCGSDLRALCTEAVLQGLRRTYPQIYITNNRLLLDPERIKVKKRDFLQASSILVPSSQRVSPCARRKLQLFMEPLLGPLLEELLNSIKGIFPQGVNSAMAKVKITKGIHRPRLLISGGNLSEGQGPHLAQALLYHMEHLPIQTLDVSTLFAESGRSPEETCVQVFNEAARNVPSIIYIRSIDQWWPLVPETVKAVFLCRIAALDPSLPILILATSDRTYQDLPTQLQSLFSELRSEVYSMKTPTAEQRSKFFRPIFMVQSLKPPKIKDDKVEVLEELPLAPDPLPKKLTEEEKKIIYEKEEVSLRELRIFLREICAKLARNRQFFMFTKPVDTEEVPDYNMIIKQPMDLETMMTKIDMHCYLCARDFLDDIDLICRNALEYNPDRDPADKLIRHRACSLRDNAYALIKAELDSDFEDKCREISKNRKIIESTSNNEVENKNQSKAEQSTSGTERTDKKDTASPSHSLIVNGRRYNNSRKRRIPAWARGYVKKVHKKRKIAFDENVTVSDNKVCLTNEATSIDLEKFQEFETEANSVLNGHVPLFDNSDSENDSQNESSKDMQGIQSNNVSDQHIDEIENMDICFTEEEKNAENSASNSSSRRGSIDELSFAIESDSSPARFEETERFLVDRNELENAWQTTVEITKDFPVEVLCDIYVQLSRCVGKYAQSYDRKSLPKELLKEVKRFEEFKTTYEKVHHVANQTDIL encoded by the exons atgtatatatctataattGTTTTAAtgacacacatacatatacacgCACGCACGTGCAGTAGATTAATATACAAG ATAATGTCAGATGATGATGCTGCATTGGACTCAATGGATACAGAAGAAGATATCTTTTCTCCAAGAAACCGTAGCCTGGGCTCTAATACCAGAAGGGTTAAAAGTTTGCGTACTTTACGATCACATTCAAATTCTACTTCTCATATATCTATGAATAACTTAAGTGTGCGCCGTAGCACACGTCATAGAATGCAAACATATGATAATCTTAATACTAGCTGGATTTTAG GTACACAAACATTAAAAGGTTATCCCATGTTTCAACAGCATGGTTCTTCATCTGACAAAGAAATGGTGGATGAAGTCTCTGAAAGAAAACGTGATGTTAGAGAGCGCATGCCTCTTAgatcacgtgaaaatcacccTCCAAATAAAAACTCTAGACATATTAGAGAAAGAACAGAACATGACAGACAAAATAATAGAGAACTTAGAGGAAGAGGTGATCGTGATCTTAGAGAAAAAACAGAGCAAGACAAAGATATTAGAGATCTCAAGGATAGGCaggaaagggaaagaacagAGAGGGAACATAAAGATAAAATGGAAACCAGAAGTAAATCTAATGAGGAAAAGGATGTAAG GACAAGAAAATCTGATAGTCCAAGTAGACTTAGAGAAGGACCTGCTACAAGACTTGGTGGAAATTTAAGTGAAAAGGATGTGAAGTCTAAAGTAGAACGTGTTGAAGCTGATGAAGATAGCTCACAAGAAAGTGAGAAACCTGAAAATAACGATAATTCTGAAAATGAAGAT GGTTATGAAGATATGTATACCCGTATTAAACGAACTAGAAGAACAGCACAACGGCAATTACCAAGGGGTAAGAAACTTACAG TGGTAGATAGTGATTTAAGTGAATCTTCCGATTCCCCCGGTCCTAGAAAGTATAGTTTACGTCAGAAAAAACCAGCTGTAGATAGATTTCAAGCTAATGTAGAACCAGTTCGGCGATCTATAAAGGCACTTAGAAGTGTTCTTAGTAATTCCATGAGAAGGCGTAAACATAGAAGCAAAAGTACAAGCTCTAGTGATTCCAGTGATTCAGAACCTCAACGTTATGAtaagaagaaaagtaaaaaagcaaG GCAATCAGCAATACCTCAAGGTGGACCACCTGATCGTAAAGCAGATATAAATCCAATTACTTTAGATACTAATATTAGATTCAATGATGTTGGAGGCTTAGAATCACATATTCACTGCCTTAAAGAAATGGTTGTTTTTCCTATGATGTATCCAGATGTTTTTGAACGTTTTCATATTACCCCACCGAAAGGAGTATTATTTCATGGTCCACCAG gAACTGGTAAGACGTTGATAGCTAGAGCATTGGCAAATGAATGTAGTCAAGGCAGTAGAAAAATGTCGTTCTTTATGAGAAAGGGCGCAGATTGTCTATCTAAGTGGGTCGGGGAATCCGAACGCCAGTTGCGATTGTTATTTGAGCAGGCTCAACAAATGAAACCGTCCATAATATTTTTTGATGAAATAGATGGCCTTGCACCTGTTCGAAGTACGAAACAGGATCAAATCCATGCTAGTATTGTATCTACTCTTTTGGCGCTTATGGATGGCCTCAGTGATAGGGGAGAg GTAATAGTTATTGGAGCAACAAATAGAATAGATGCCATTGATCCAGCATTACGTAGGCCAGGTCGTTTCGATCGGGAATTATTTTTTCCTTTACCTGCTATGAAAGAAAGACTAGAGATATTGAAAATTCACGTTAGCAAGTGGAAAAATCCCCCACCTGATCAATTGTTAGAGGTATTAGCTGAAAAAGCGACAGGTTATTGTGGCTCGGACTTGAGAGCTTTATGCACTGAAGCAGTTTTGCAAGGATTGCGAAGAACTTATCCgcaaatatatataacaaataataggtTACTTTTAGATCCTGAACGAATCAAa gtGAAAAAACGGGATTTTTTACAAGCTAGTTCCATTCTTGTACCATCATCACAAAGAGTGTCACCTTGTGCTAGAAGAAAATTGCAACTTTTTATGGAACCCTTATTAGGACCTTTATTGGAAGAGTTGCTTAACTCGATAAAAGGAATATTTCCACAAGGAGTTAATTCTGCTATGGCAAA AGTGAAAATTACTAAAGGAATTCATCGTCCAAGGCTATTAATTTCCGGTGGAAATTTGTCTGAGGGTCAAGGACCACATTTAGCACAAGCATTATTATATCATATGGAACATCTACCAATTCAAACATTAGATGTTAGCACTCTTTTTGCAGAAAGTGGACGATCGCCGGAAGAAACCTGCGTTCAG gTGTTTAACGAAGCTGCCAGGAATGTGCCGTCCATAATTTATATTCGGTCGATTGATCAGTGGTGGCCACTTGTACCTGAAACTGTAAAAGCAGTTTTTTTGTGTCGTATTGCAGCACTTGATCCTTCTTTACCCATTTTAATTTTAGCCACAAGTGATAGAACATATCAGGATCTTCCTACTCAACTTCAAAGTCTGTTTAGCGAACTTCGTAGTGAAGTTTATTCTATGAAAACACCAACAGCAGAGCAAAGATCCAAATTCTTCCGACCTATTTTCATGGTTCAGAGCTTGAAGCCACCAAAAATAAAAGATGACAAAGTAGAAGTTCTAGAGGAGCTTCCTTTAGCACCAGATCCTTTACCAAAGAAATTaacggaagaagaaaagaaaataatatatgaaaaagaagaagttTCGTTAAGAGAATTAAGAATTTTCTTGAGGGAAATTTGTGCAAAACTTGCAAGAAATAGACA ATTCTTCATGTTTACAAAACCAGTAGATACGGAAGAAGTACCAGATTATAACATGATAATAAAACAACCTATGGATTTAGAAACCATGATGACAAAAATCGATATGCATTGTTACCTTTGTGCTCGAGATTTTCTTGATGATATCGATCTCATTTGTAGAAATGCTTTGGAATATAATCCTGACAG AGATCCAGCTGACAAATTGATAAGACACCGTGCATGCTCTCTTCGTGATAATGCATACGCATTAATAAAAGCAGAATTGGATTCCGACTTTGAGGATAAATGTCGTGAGATTTCGAAGAATCGTAAAATTATTGAAAGTACGTCTAACAACGAGGTAGAAAATAAGAATCAGTCAAAAGCAGAGCAATCCACGTCTGGAACCGAACGAACAGATAAAAAAGACACTGCGAGTCCTAGTCATTCTTTGATTGTAAATGGAAGAAGATATAATAATTCTAGAAAACGTAGAATACCAGCTTGGGCACGGGGCTATGTAAAGAAAGTTCATAAAAAGAGGAAAATCGCATTTGATGAAAATGTAACTGTATCTGATAACAAAGTATGTTTAACTAATGAAGCGACAAGTATAGATTTAGAAAAATTCCAAGAATTTGAAACTGAGGCAAACAGTGTTTTGAATGGTCATGTACCTCTGTTTGATAATTCTGATTCTGAAAACGATTCGCAAAATGAAAGTTCAAAAGACATGCAAGGAATTCAAAGCAATAATGTCAGTGATCAACATATTgatgaaattgaaaatatgGATATATGTTTTACGGAAGAAGAGAAGAATGCGGAAAATAGTGCATCTAATTCATCGTCTAGACGGGGAAGTATAGATGAATTATCGTTTGCTATTGAAAGTGATTCTAGTCCAGCCAGATTTGAGGAAACCGAAAGGTTTTTAGTAGATAGGAATGAATTGGAGAATGCATGGCAAACCACTGTTGAAATTACAAAGGATTTTCCTGTAGAAGTACTATGTGACATTTATGTGCAACTAAGTCGGTGTGTAGGAAAATATGCTCAGAGCTATGATAGAAAATCACTGCCAAag GAGTTGCTCAAGGAAGTGAAAAGATTTGAAGAGTTCAAGACAACGTACGAGAAAGTTCATCATGTCGCTAATCAAACCGACATATTATAA